A genomic window from Solanum dulcamara chromosome 11, daSolDulc1.2, whole genome shotgun sequence includes:
- the LOC129873403 gene encoding probable histone chaperone ASF1A isoform X1, with protein MSAVNVTNIAVLSNPSSFLSPFKFEITYDCVDALKEGSICLNVQADLEWKLIYVGSAEDDTYDQLLESVFVGPVNVGGFRFVLQADPPDPARIRAEDIVGVTVLLLTCSYVGQEFVRIGYYVNNDYSDENLRQQPPQTVNIDKLQRNILTDKPRVTKFPINFHPENSETGDQAASPPPDDIMAEADGNEERLPSTKKGC; from the exons ATGAGCGCTGTGAATGTCACAAACATTGCGGTGTTAAGCAATCCGTCGTCGTTCCTTTCGCCTTTCAAGTTTGAAATCACTTATGACTGCGTTGATGCTCTTAAAGAAG GTTCTATTTGCCTTAATGTGCAAGCAGATTTGGAATGGAAACTCATCTATGTTGGATCTGCTGAGGATGACACATATGACCAACTATTAGAAAGTGTGTTTGTTGGTCCTGTCAATGTTGGAGGGTTCCGCTTTGTATTGCAG GCGGACCCTCCAGATCCTGCCAGAATTCGTGCTGAAGATATAGTTGGTGTCACTGTGCTCCTTTTGACGTGTTCCTATGTGGGTCAAGAATTTGTACGAATTGGCTACTATGTGAACAATGATTACAGTGATGAGAATCTGAGACAACAACCTCCCCAAACGGTTAATATTGACAAGCTACAAAGAAACATACTAACAGACAAACCTAGAGTAACAAAGTTCCCTATCAATTTTCACCCGGAAAACAGCGAGACTGGAGACCAAGCTGCCTCCCCTCCACCTGATGATATCATGGCTGAAGCAGATGGGAATGAAGAGCGACTACCTTCAACTAAGAAAGGATGTTAA
- the LOC129874955 gene encoding uncharacterized protein LOC129874955 isoform X1, with the protein MWHLDARLPDQKPSSASPKPCLLVLQSALSISELSYKRWKKMIKRRFYKLEHGDRDAPSESSSSSDSEFEAEATEDEEEEEEEEEQDDNDTKEEDDGVARMTGGNESSSGYESEDSSFNEVNLDSSGLPTSDDDVTTLKDSKFDGESYSSEKVIAESDNMQNNSMPEEDEIPSDASDYVLKCKSVYKCRLCPRIVCLTVQTLIAHLKSKRHARSVKLLKEGRLKLMLNEDGRIEGEIHPEEEDIPIREQNPSVSKKKSKGLKRQLREKKFKNKEIFLPMENTVESRKNRSRKKQKNK; encoded by the exons ATGTGGCATTTGGATGCTAGACTCCCCGACCAAAAACCCTCCTCCGCAAGTCCAAAACCCTGCCTCCTCGTATTGCAGTCAGCTCTATCTATTTCTGAG TTGAGTTATAAGAGGTGGAAGAAAATGATAAAAAGGAGATTTTACAAGCTTGAACATGGTGATAGAGATGCTCCTTCGGAGTCTTCTTCATCATCCGActctgaatttgaggcagaggcaacagaagatgaagaggaggaggaggaagaggaagagcaGGATGATAATGACACAAAGGAAGAGGATGATGGTGTTGCTCGTATGACAGGGGGGAATGAATCTTCTTCGG GATATGAGAGTGAAGATAGCTCTTTCAATGAAGTTAATCTTGACTCATCAG GTCTTCCAACGAGTGATGATGATGTTACAACTCTAAAGGACTCCAAGTTTGATGGTGAAAGTTATTCGTCTGAAAAGGTCATTGCAGAATCAGATAATATGCAGAATAATTCTATGCCTGAAGAGGATGAGATTCCAAGTGATGCTTCAGATTATGTCTTGAAATGCAAATCAGTTTATAAGTGCAGGCTGTGTCCTAGAATCGTCTGCTTAACAGTTCAGACTCTAATTGCTCATCTTAAATCCAAA AGGCATGCCCGCTCTGTGAAGCTGTTGAAAGAAGGGAGGCTTAAACTTATGCTTAATGAAGATggaagaattgaaggagaaattcATCCCGAGGAGGAAGATATCCCAATTAGAGAACAG AACCCTTCAGTATCAAAGAAGAAAAGCAAAGGACTGAAGAGGCAACTCAGGGAGAAGAAGTTCAAG AATAAGGAAATTTTTTTGCCCATGGAGAATACTGTAGAGTCGAGAAAGAACCGTTCCAGGAAGAAGCAGAAAAACAAGTGA
- the LOC129873403 gene encoding probable histone chaperone ASF1A isoform X2, which produces MSAVNVTNIAVLSNPSSFLSPFKFEITYDCVDALKEDLEWKLIYVGSAEDDTYDQLLESVFVGPVNVGGFRFVLQADPPDPARIRAEDIVGVTVLLLTCSYVGQEFVRIGYYVNNDYSDENLRQQPPQTVNIDKLQRNILTDKPRVTKFPINFHPENSETGDQAASPPPDDIMAEADGNEERLPSTKKGC; this is translated from the exons ATGAGCGCTGTGAATGTCACAAACATTGCGGTGTTAAGCAATCCGTCGTCGTTCCTTTCGCCTTTCAAGTTTGAAATCACTTATGACTGCGTTGATGCTCTTAAAGAAG ATTTGGAATGGAAACTCATCTATGTTGGATCTGCTGAGGATGACACATATGACCAACTATTAGAAAGTGTGTTTGTTGGTCCTGTCAATGTTGGAGGGTTCCGCTTTGTATTGCAG GCGGACCCTCCAGATCCTGCCAGAATTCGTGCTGAAGATATAGTTGGTGTCACTGTGCTCCTTTTGACGTGTTCCTATGTGGGTCAAGAATTTGTACGAATTGGCTACTATGTGAACAATGATTACAGTGATGAGAATCTGAGACAACAACCTCCCCAAACGGTTAATATTGACAAGCTACAAAGAAACATACTAACAGACAAACCTAGAGTAACAAAGTTCCCTATCAATTTTCACCCGGAAAACAGCGAGACTGGAGACCAAGCTGCCTCCCCTCCACCTGATGATATCATGGCTGAAGCAGATGGGAATGAAGAGCGACTACCTTCAACTAAGAAAGGATGTTAA
- the LOC129874955 gene encoding uncharacterized protein LOC129874955 isoform X2, with translation MIKRRFYKLEHGDRDAPSESSSSSDSEFEAEATEDEEEEEEEEEQDDNDTKEEDDGVARMTGGNESSSGYESEDSSFNEVNLDSSGLPTSDDDVTTLKDSKFDGESYSSEKVIAESDNMQNNSMPEEDEIPSDASDYVLKCKSVYKCRLCPRIVCLTVQTLIAHLKSKRHARSVKLLKEGRLKLMLNEDGRIEGEIHPEEEDIPIREQNPSVSKKKSKGLKRQLREKKFKNKEIFLPMENTVESRKNRSRKKQKNK, from the exons ATGATAAAAAGGAGATTTTACAAGCTTGAACATGGTGATAGAGATGCTCCTTCGGAGTCTTCTTCATCATCCGActctgaatttgaggcagaggcaacagaagatgaagaggaggaggaggaagaggaagagcaGGATGATAATGACACAAAGGAAGAGGATGATGGTGTTGCTCGTATGACAGGGGGGAATGAATCTTCTTCGG GATATGAGAGTGAAGATAGCTCTTTCAATGAAGTTAATCTTGACTCATCAG GTCTTCCAACGAGTGATGATGATGTTACAACTCTAAAGGACTCCAAGTTTGATGGTGAAAGTTATTCGTCTGAAAAGGTCATTGCAGAATCAGATAATATGCAGAATAATTCTATGCCTGAAGAGGATGAGATTCCAAGTGATGCTTCAGATTATGTCTTGAAATGCAAATCAGTTTATAAGTGCAGGCTGTGTCCTAGAATCGTCTGCTTAACAGTTCAGACTCTAATTGCTCATCTTAAATCCAAA AGGCATGCCCGCTCTGTGAAGCTGTTGAAAGAAGGGAGGCTTAAACTTATGCTTAATGAAGATggaagaattgaaggagaaattcATCCCGAGGAGGAAGATATCCCAATTAGAGAACAG AACCCTTCAGTATCAAAGAAGAAAAGCAAAGGACTGAAGAGGCAACTCAGGGAGAAGAAGTTCAAG AATAAGGAAATTTTTTTGCCCATGGAGAATACTGTAGAGTCGAGAAAGAACCGTTCCAGGAAGAAGCAGAAAAACAAGTGA